Sequence from the Amaranthus tricolor cultivar Red isolate AtriRed21 chromosome 1, ASM2621246v1, whole genome shotgun sequence genome:
TATATGGCGGTTTTgcatttataattatgtatttttttcatcattcaCATCAAATCGTGCTCTTAAAAAgctatttgttaaaaaaatttagatcaaaccgccatctcaaaaTGACGGTTTgcttaaagaaaagtaaaaagaaaTATTTCACAAAATATCCTACGTGAACAGTAAGTTTCCAAATAAAAGTTTCCATATACAACAAAAGTGAAAGCTGCTAACAAGAATTtctataaataacaaaataaggAAGTTTATTTAATTCATGATAATAAAGCATATCATACAATACCataaaaatattggaaaatttcaagtgttatCTTCTAAAGAGAAATTACAAATGGAAAATTTTCATTGGAGGAGAAATAACTACATGGCATATTGATTggagtaatttttatttactaataatatgactaaaaaatggtaaatgaataaattaaaacatataacaataattaaggaaataattatAGTAAATATTTTGACTTAAGTTTTTGTATTAGgatgaaaaataagatcaaaagaTTATGTACACAAATATTTTGACTTAAATGACTCTAGCTAGTTTTGagagaatataatatataacaatttaaagattattataagttcatattatttgaatgttatgaaataaaataattgtaaattaaGTAATCAAAATGATAATCTGaattaatataagaaaattaatcaTCAACTCAAAAAAGACGAAAATCAAtcacaaattaattaattcctgtttgaatttataattgattggatataataataaaaaaagttgagacatgtattttatttttaaagttaattaattattgacaatcgaaaatatgaacaatacttataatattGACTAACTTAATATCAATAAGTAGATAATTAAATATGATTTTGATAACTAAATTTTTAGTCTATAATGACAAATGTTATTTTAGcatattcaaaaaatatattagcaattagataatttaatttcaagaccaattagaaaaaattttaaaaattagattAGTATCTTACACTATCATtggtttataattataattgatatatataaaactaaCATGTTGAGTAGAACTTTTTTAGAATGATTTTATATCGAAGTTGATGCATAgtatattgatattattatattgagaTTTTgatcaacaaatataaaataaaatcaatggtCGGgacatattataataaaaaaatataaagtattaaaattttaacatattaCACCTAAtcttttatgtaattttattttaacatgaGATTAATATTTTGATGCCAAGTATAAATACTATCTATGTGCTATTCATCTCAAaacaatattattttgtatctttgtttgataaaattaaggTGAAAGAAACAACTATCttattaacaatatcaattaaAAATCTTACACGTACTATTTTCGAAACATAATTAGGCAACtataacataaattattttaatacacATTTTTTAGATAAATGAATATTcaattgaattaattttcatcaaaatgaatttatgtgAAAAGTTCAAATGCATACTTTACTATGTGTTTAGTTAATAACTATTTATaatcatttatcatttaatatttcTTAAAAGCTCAAGGTTATCTTCTTGTCTCTTTtcaacacacacacatatatatatatttgttttaatatttttatgttcaATAGGAAATTTTATTACTGAAAAGTGAAATATATAATGATTAATAAGTAGAATTTGTAAGAATACTCTTTACATTACATCAAGAAATACCACTGGCTTCTATAAAAATAAACCAAAGAATAGTGTAGTGGCGTTAAAAAAATATTCGATCCAAATGACCCGATCTGACGATTTTTCGGATTGGATATGTAatgaatttttcattttcagatATCCGAAAATCTATAACTTGAAAAACCAACGGGATATTTTTAGATATCTAGTAAAATATCTTAAAAATTCATGCTGAACACCGAATACACGAAACTTTTAAAAGTAGTTATCTCTTAAAAAAATCGATTTTTTGAAAATTGGACGCCGTCCCGAACAATCATTTGTGTATTTCGAATTGGATATAAAATGTGATTTTTTCGATCCGAATGAACACTCATAGAATAGTGCTTAAAAAGCCCATAAGCCTTTCTCCAAAGCAATTCTAGGAATTTCGCTTTCTCCCAAATGATGTCCAACATTAAAAATCTATCATTGAAGATTCTTCTATTTATTTCCATCCAATTAGACCAATAAATGGCAAAAACACAACACCGAGGTCATTCGTAGTTCCAAACCATGATATGATGCGGATAAAATATTGGTCCACCTTCTTCGAGGCATTCCATTTTTTCCCCTAATATTAAAGAGTTTAGACCACAAACCCCTTGTGAAACTACAATGGACAAACAAGTGGTCCAAATCCTCTCTCTTTGCCCTACACATCGAACATTGGTCTGGCTCGATGCTTTGTTGGGTCTTTGCTTACGGAGGATCTTCATCATATTAATCTTCCTTTGACACAACCATACAAAGGCTTCAATCTTGCCTGGAACTTTCACCTTTTATATGATTCTGTTAAAAGGTGGGAACAAAGGGTGTAGACACCAAGACCGAATAAAAAGAGGCACAAGAAAAAGAATGGGATGGGTCAGGGTTCCAAATTATAGAGGCAAGGTTTCGGACGATGTAAACTTCTAGATGATGGACAAAAATCTGCAACTGGTTGGACGTCAATCTTTATAGGTGGATATTTAAAAATAGAGTCCAAGTTAGAAAGTAAATAGGATTTAAGAATTTGGAGTTTCATGCTATAAAGAAAGTGAAACATCTCGATAAGAGTTGAAAGGATGAAGACTCACCCAATAACCTCCCGAAAACCTATCCTCCCCTCCCCCACTTTAAAGCTAATATGAGGCAAACTTGTAGGAGATAGCTGAGAAGTAATTGATTTCGAGGGGCAGAAAAAGGAGAAGTTAGAGGTTGCAGGAGCTTCCCACTAATTTAATGGAGACCCAAAAATACTTCTGATGACTTGATGACACAGATTGTTCAGTTCTCTCGAAAATCTTCATAGCCACTTGCCtaacaaaaacacattttttgaCTCCATATCTCCCATTCCTAGGCCCCCATGTTCAATCAGTTCTTTTCACAATATCCTAATGTAccaattgatcctttttcaccTCTACACAATCCCCCCGAGGAAGTCTCGCATTATTTTCTCCAATAACCTCATGATAGCAATCAAAGCattataaagataaaagaaatatatggGGATGTTTCTCGAACAAGATTTAACAATTGAAATCCTACCTCCTAATGAGAAAGTTGCTTTTTTCCATCCATCAAGTCGTTTTTATCACGTGATGGCTCTTGTCTCTAGACTAATAGTAAATTATATGTATAACTTCAACCATTCGATcaacttataatatttcttCTAACATTAGTGACCTTCTATAAAAAATCTCTTAAATTAGCCTTTATTTCCAAACTTTTTCCTTAAATTCAATGTCTTTTAACCAAAGATAGCCTTAGATATGACTCATTTAGGTTTAGCTTTTATCCTAACATAAAAATCATACATCCTCGATACAATCATAACATCCTCGATACCACAAGTAGAGTTTTCCCAATTCTAAATAAGAAAATACTCAAGATATCTATAATTCTTCTTCAATTAGAGATCTCACTTTCATGATGACAAAATTTCAGTTTAGTTCTTCCACACCATTTAGCATCAACATTTTGTACTGACAATAATGATAGAATTTAAacttaaaacatatataaactTCCACAAGACACTTTCTTACCTAAATTTTTGAAGTAATCACCCTCCtcaaatctaaacaacaaagtATAAGACCTTAAGATTATTCTTGTATCAACCAAATCATTTATATGATAATCTATTATATCTTGTATCTCACAGTATAGTCTAACTTACTTTATAAAGAAACTTAATATCAATAGACTCTCTAAAATAATTCTTCCTAACTAAATCAGTTATATATAGCAAGCCATATCCATCCTTACCTTTATCATATTTAACTTGTTGATCAAACTCCAATCTTTTCATAAATATCTTAAGTCGCACTGAACTGAAAACACAACCTATTATAAGCTCCAAAATTATTCAACATCTCTAGAACTTCCAACACCAGTTTTCTCCTTTCATCCCAAGTACTAGTTATAGCACAATCCGATATGTCTAATATCATCCTCAAGCTATCAATAGAAAACCATCCATTCATAAGTTAATCCATGTTGAATTCAATATAAAAAGAACATTGATCATAAATTTAACAATTCTAAGTTGACTTAATTCATATTGTAATCATTACCAACACAATACAATTCTCCTCATGcattaaaaaactttatattttagttaatttttaacCTTGCATTCTTCTTCAACTTTCTAGACACAAATCTTAGAATTATTGTTTTCACTTATTCTTATAAGATTCCTTTTCCACAAAGTCTTGATACATATATTATACACAACTCTTCGCTTAATATCATCTCCAATACTATTAAACTTCAGAAactatgttaattaaattgtgcCCAACGAAACCAGGGATAAATTAGGTCGGGACACGGGCTGTTAAATAAGGTACCCGACTAACCGGGTATCCGAAATACCGGGTACCCACTAATGAACACCCTTAGCCTTGATGCCTAGTTGCAGCAAGACTACTCAATCTTTACACCGTTCCAACCAAACTGATCTAATTTAAAAAGTCGAAACCTTATTCAATTTTGACTTGATATTTGTTTTaccataattttgttttaatagaatttttcaaatttctaatacTTCAGAGTATGAAATTGAGATCCTTGATGATAATTGTAGTATTTATCATGGGATCAAGATTATCAGCTCTGAAATACGAATTCGACAATCGTTCATCAAATGCTCTGAAATCCAGTTGAAAAGTTATGCTACACTATTGTCTTTCGCATTAGACGAATCGTCAATTTTGTATGTAGGTTATATAGTTAATTTAGTTGTTGACGATGATGTATCTTCAAcctttttttgttgttgaagaAGTGAAAAGAGTGGATGCAAATTTTGACTCTGAACTttcaaaaaacataaatatactTAGTTGTTTGAGTGATAACAAAGATAAAATCAATACATAGTGGGATTGTATGGAGCTCAAGTTCTAAAAAATCTATCAGTATGTATCTTAGTTTCTCATTTCTAATGTTCGTAAATTAAGTTATATTTCCTCCCTCTTTCATTTATTCTACACATTTCTTTAAATGGATATTTTTCTCTATTCTACATATTTCCTTTTAAAGATTGAACCCCATTTGCAAAATATACCTCGCTGCAAGTCACATTCTCTATtatgttttaatattaaattttgtttgtatAGTTATGTGGTAAATGGATTATTGTATCTGATGTACTTAAAACATCAACAATATGGGCATTTATTTGACTTTGAGCATACCGCATTGTACATTACTGAGAATGAGAAGGTTCGACTTCATCCTTCAATGGAACATGGAGATACAAAAGTTGGTGATTTAACAAACTTGGTGAAACACATTAGAGCTATTCTTGCTCTTCCTTGCGCTGGACGGGGTGTTGCCTTGAATTGTTTTCCTAAAAATCTATCACATCTAACTCGCATTTATTCATCCTAAcaaattgtatatttttttcctaaacTCGTTTAAGTTTTTATATAAATCAATTGCTTATTATTTTCTTGACTACTCCATAGGAACTACGTTCCCTATTGGTTGTTGGTTGATCATTTTCTGTTTTGGACACTATTGAAAAGGGTTCGTTTTGTTACCAATTTGTGGGCATTCACGAAGAAAAACAGTTTATTGAGGCACTTTTGGACTTTAAATGAATTGATGATAAGAGATAATATTAGTTATAATTCGGGCGTTGATATTTCGGAAAAAGTGTTGTTTCAAATTTGGAGCGACAGAGATCCTAATTAAATTGTGATGttatttttggacttttttcaAAATATCAACGCCCCAATTATAACTAATATTATCTCTTATCATTAATTCATCTAAAGTCCAAAAGTACCCACATAAGCTGTTTTTCTTTGTGAATGTCCACAAATTGATAACAAAACGAACCCTTTCAAATGGTGTCCAAAACAGAAAATGATCAACAAACAACTAATAGGGAACGTAGTTCCtgttaaagaaaataataagtaaTTGATTTATATAGAAACATAAATGAgtttaggaaaaaaatatataatttcttaGGGTGAATAGATGTGAGTAGATGTGATAGGTCTTTAGCAAGACAATTCAAAGTAATTGGTAACACCCCGTCCAGCGCAAGAAAGAGCAAGAATAGCTCTAATTAGTTTCACCAAGTTTGTTAAATCACCATACTTAAATGAgtttaggaaaaaaatatataatttcttaGGGTGAATAGATGTGAGTAGATGTGATAGGTCTTTAGCAAGACAATTCAAAGTAATTGGTAACACCCCGTCCAGCGCAAGAAAGAGCAAGAATAGCTCTAATGTGTTTCACCAAGTTTGTTAAATCACCATATCTCCATGTTTCATTGAAGGGAGAAGTCAAACCTTATCATTCCCAGTGATGTACAATGCGGTATATTCAAAGTCAAATAAATGCCCACAATGTTGATGTTTGGAGTATATCAGATACAATAATCTATCTACCACGTTActatacaaataaaatttaaaattaaaacataatagaGAATATGACCTTCAGCGAGGTATATTTTGCAAATGGGGTTCActctttaaaaagaaaatatgtaaaatagagaaaaatatctatttaaaaaaatgtgcAGAATAAATAAAAGGGAAGGAAATGTAACTTAATCTACGAACATTAAAAATGAGAAACTAAGACACATACTCATAGATTTTTCTTAACTTGTGCTCCATATAATTCCACCATGCATTGATTTTATCTTTGGTATCACtcaaacaactaaatatatctatgttttttaaaagtttagaGTCAAAATATGCATCCACTTTTTTACTTCTTAAGAAGGTTGAAGACACCCCATTATCAACAACTAAATCAACTATATCACCTACATACAAAATTGACGATTCGTCTAATGCGAAAGACGATAGTGTAACATAACTCTTCAACTGGATTTCAAAGCATCTGATGAACGATTGTTGAATCCATACTTCAGAGCTGATAATCTATCTCAGATTTTATACTCTGAAGTATTATAAACCTCAAAAActatattaaaacaaatatatggtaaaacaaaattaaaacaaatattacGTCAAAATTGAATAAGGTTTCGACTTTTTAAATTAGATCAGTTTGAGCGGGACGGTGTAAGAATTGAGAAGTCTTGCTGCAATTGGGCATCAAGGCTAAGGGTGTTCATTATCCCAGTTTCGTTGGACACAATTTAATTAGCAAAGTTTCAAAAGTTTAATAGTATTGGAGATGATATTAAGTGAAGAGTTGTGTATAATATATGTATCAACACTTTGTGGGAAAGGAATCTTATAAGAATAAGtgaaaacaataattttaacGATTCGTGTCTAGAAAGTTAAGGAAGAATGCAAGGTTAAAGTTTAACTATATTATAAAGTTTATTTAATGAATGAGGATAATTGTATTGTGTTGGTAATGATTAAAATATGAATTAAATTACCTTACAATGGTGAAATTTATGATCAATGTTCTTTTTATATTGAATTCCACATGGAGTAACTTACTTATGAATGGATGGTTTTCTATTGATAGGTTGAGGATTGAATATGATAAAGGTAAGGATGGATAGGGCTCGGAAAAATTCGGATTATCCACTCTCCTTCCATAATGCTGCCCTCTACCTTGACCCATTTGCTGTTTCCCATGCTTCGGCCTATCTACAGCCTTCTGACAGTGTAAAACATGTCCATCAAAAGTCTGATGAGGCTCCTCCAATGCCTTCTTTGCACTTTCAACACTcttacaaacaaacaaacaaaacccTTTCGGCTTGCCAGTTTGCTTATCTAACCCTAATGGTCCATCCTCAATCTCTCcaaatttcccaaaataagcagtCAATTTCTTTGGATCAATGTCCGCACTTACATTACTCACATAAATCTTCCTCTGAGTACACTCAGAAGCAGGAACCTCAGGTTTCACCACCCCAAACGAAGTTGACGACGTTGATACCGGCCCTACAGCAGCCAATTGACAAGAAGTCATTCTCCCCCCAATCTTCTTCTGTGGATTCTGCAAAGCGTATCGGGCTCCTAACCTCGACTTGAAAAGTATAAAGCCGCATCCTTTTGACTTCCCCGATATCTTATCAGTCACAGTTTTACAATCTTCAATCTCACCGTACTGAGAAAAAGCTGTTCGAAGGGAATCCGCCGTTGAATCCCAACCTAATCCATGAACAAAGATCTTGCGATGAACAGTATCTTCGTCAGCGACTTTGCGTATACGTGAAGCAACATCCGGATGCGATTCTGCTGCTTCGCGAAGTATCATAACAAGCTGGTCCTTCGTAAATGGTTCTAGAAGCTTCGAGATCGGTTCATCGTCTGCCTCTTCTTCTtactcttcctcttcttcctcttcttcatccacCTCTTCCTCTTCgaattcctcttcttcttcctcttctaccTCGACTTCAGTTGACTGATTTTCTTGcacttgttcttgttcttgatgTAAGTCCTGCGGTTTTTTGATATCTTCTTCTAACGTTTTCGGAACCTTTTTCTTCTGTGTGGAGGTTGTTGTTTCTGCCACTTTGGGGGTAGTGAGTTTTCGCTTCTTCGCCATTCAAAAGGATTGAAGATTTAGGGTTTACGGAAGAGATTTAGGGATTTAGGGTTTCGAATGAAATTGAACTGCGAATGAGTGGTTAAGGAAAGAGACTTGGGGATTTAGGGTCTCAGAGGAAAAAAGTGTAAAGTCTGGATTTTTTGGGGACAGTAAGCGATGTAGCTCGTTGGGCTTTTTTGTACTGCCCACTAAGATTAACGTTACTGATTTGCTACTCTCTTATTCTTTCAAAATTTCATATGTTTAGTGTTTACTTATCGtatctttaatgtttattttcaatatctaaaatgtctacttacattattgttaatgcctatttacaatattttcaaaaatatgtaATGGGTCGACCCAATTAAAAATgttctctcaaagagaccgtctctgacaagaatttgtgttttcacAAAGATAAATTATGGTGCGAGATAATATCTTTTTAGGCCGACCTATTatcatttttctaaaaaaaatatagtgtaACTGCACGCCTACTCGATAGAATTTTAGGAAATTTCAAGTAGACATTTAGGATACGTCAAATAGGGGTTCACAGTATGTCACATAGGTGTTTTTAGCATATTGAAGTTATCAAGCAGgtgtttttaattgtttgattcttgttaatctcaaacacCTACGTGGTATACCTTAAAACACCTATTTGACATACCTCAAACAACTACTTAATATACCTCAAATACCTACTTTACATACTCAAGCCCATACTTAGTATACCCTCAAATACCTACTTGATAAGTGACAGGGTTTCACATTTTGCTAAGGATGAATTCAATAACCTTTTGAGGAAATACAATGTGAACCACAAAGTTGGAGCTACTTACCACCCCCAGACACAAGGGTAAGTAGAAGGGGCAAACTGGGAGATAAAAGAGGATTTTAGAGAAGGTGGTAGGCCCGAATAAAAAAGAATAGGCTCTGAAACTGGATGATGTATTGTGGGCTTACCGAACTTTTTACAAAACCCCGATTGAAACCACTCCATTCCTCCATATTTATGGAAAGTCATGCAACCTACCGGTAGACCTTGAGCACAAGGCTTGGTGGGCGTTAACAAAGCTAAACTTGGATCTAGAAGCGATCAAGAAGAAACGGTTCGCTCAGCTCCGAGAGCTTTAAGAGTTGAGGTTGGATGCATTTCAGAGTGCTAAGCTCTACAAGGAGAGAGCTAAGAAGTGGCACGATCAAAGAATCATGAATAGAAACTTCAATGTAGGAGAGAAGGTCCTATTATTTAGTTCAAGAGCAAAACTATTTCCTGGAAAGCTTGTGTCCAGATGGTCAGGACCGTTTGAAGTTGTTGAAGTAACTCCTTTTGGCGCAGTGAGACTAAGAGCGAAACGAGGTGACTTTCTTGTGAATGCGCAAAGGATTAAGCACTATTTTTTGGAGAAGGTTGAGAGTGTTGGTATTTTTATGCAGTTTGGTTGTATGATGTGGGGCGTGAGATCCCGTGAATTCTGAATCCGAAGGGCGTCAAGCTAGTGACGTTAAAAACGCGCTCTAGGGAGGTAACCCAGTTTTTCagtacattttaatttttgtttgcaTACATTCTAGTTTAGAATTTGCATTTGTTTTAGGTTAAAGTATTTGCATTCATTGGAATTTGTGCTCCTTCCTTTCAAGTCCAAAACAATGGGGAGAGTGTTGGGTCTGACTTGGGGGACGAAGAATTTCAACATTTTCTGTGCTTAGGATGAATGTTTTTGcatgtttttttatttcattgtcTTACTTTATTTTTGCTTGTGCGTGCCCCAAATTTCTCCAAAACAAATCccttaatatcaaaatttactttgtttattgcttatttaaaaaaaaattcaaaaagaagatagacTGTTCTTGTCCCTTGAGATGCATGTAAGTTTTGAAAACCTTTGTTTTGACCATTTGTTAATTAGATGTGCATAATCTGATGGTAAGTCTTTGGTTTCCCTTTCCAAGTTGTTGATTGAATAAGTAGGctcacttgatgatgatgttcctTAAGGTTGGTGTAGTACATTGGTTTGTGGCACCGCCTTAGAGTGTGGGCAAACAAATTTAAACCTTGCGAGAATGATTGAACCCCTGCCACCATTATGCGCTAATTGGAGACAACTAGGGACAATTTGAATCAAGTTAGAAATAAACAAGTATGAATGATAGCATGGTATTTGAAACCTTTTCCATTAATCCATttatattcatccttcattttctTGTCGCTTCATTACCTTAAGGGATATCATACTATTCCCTCACCATGTCACCTATTTGATACTCAGGttattttggtatgttttggtTGATTACTCTTAGCACTCCTCAGTTTGTAGTATTTATTCATATCTTATTTCACATCACCACTTGCATATATACCTTGGTGATGATGCTCTTGGCTTGTAGCcacttttgtttctttttggcCTTGTTCATATATTTTTGGCCATGTTTGCTTGGTTTAATCACTAACCAAAGCTTTGATGTAcatatttcattatttattatcataaataaaattaaaaagaaaaagaaaaaataaaggaacatatgtatatataaacacttgtacatatatattataaaagaaaaaaaattttaaaagggaAAGAAAATAAGGTTCTACAAAATCATAGTTTATTTAGGAGTGCTAAGTTGTATCACATTTTTGGGTTGTGGTTTGTTTGGTTGTTGGCTTGCTAGCTAGAGTATCTTCCACCATATTTCATTCATTGCCCCTTTTACATCCTCTTAGCCATCCATTTTCACCACTTCATCACTCGTTTGCTTCCATTCATTACATTTTACATTGGTTTCATTGTTGCTGCTTGGTTCCCTTTGACTTGTTGATTTTTCGAAGCTTGATTCATGAGATCCCTTGTTTCTTAGAGACTTACATCACTTGAGTCATAGGGATGTGTGATGAGTGTTTACCCTTAAACGCATAAGTGTAGTGGACAAATTGAAAATTCACAACCTAAAGTGAGGTTTGCCCACCTCTTTGAGTCTTGTTTAGGAGCTTTTAGCTCATGATTGGTTGCGTGCTCACATTTTAATCCCTTTTAGGAATGATTTCATGGATCCTTAATTTCTGTCAAGTCCTTGGAATCGGAAACCACTATCTTGTCATCCTTGCTTGCACCTCTCTAGTTCTATGGTCATATTTTCTCATTGCATCTCAATTTTGTTATCGCTTATGAACAAGCAAAGGTTCGGCTTGGGGAATTTTGATACGCATGCTACATGTACATTTTATCCCCTAATTTTGACTCATATTTATGTCATCCTTAtgctttattattttgatttagtcCAGTTATGCTTATTTCGAGGATTTTACACTTTTTGTATGGTGTTTGTTGTTTTGCCAATTTCTCAACTCCTCTATTGTTGAGTGTAGTAAGTTCTTCTAACTTTTCCCTTTTTAGTTTATAGCAAAAATCATGTATGTTATGATaatttatgtgtgttatttatTAAACATGAGTGAATATTCCTCTTTCTAGAGTTTGAGGATGTAGTTAACATATTGATTTGCTTATGGGGGAAATGGGTTGAGTATAAATATGTACATGAATGAATATATGAGTTCCATTGTAAGGAATCGAAACTTCATTTTGATCTCCATCCATGGACAATTTATGTTGATTGAATGTATTGAACACTTGTGAAGTATGATTTTATGCTAGTAATGCGTAGCCCATAAGCTAACTTTATTAGGATCGAGTTTTACGTCTAGAAAAGCCAAATCTCTTTAACCATATTAAGAACTAGGGGTGAACACGGTCCGGTTTGGTCTGCTCTGATACTAAAATCAACCAAACCAAAAATTTCGGTTTGAAAATTTTCCAAACCGgaaaaaaccgtttaaatcaccAAACCAGGTCGGACCAAACCGTTTTACAACGATCTGGTCTGGTTTGGtctactattttttatttttatatttttatccaaattaatacatgtatttatgcaaatatttcacACCTAGGatctataaatataataatttgtaattagttgttaacatcaacatcattcatgtatatattactatataaaaataactatattttgaaatatctaggtagcaacttaattttttaaataaaaaattatgattttcgaCCATAGTACGGTTTGCAATCCGGTCTGGtctggaaaataaaaaatagagacCAGATCGTAAACCGtagtttaatttgaaaaaaaccggaccagaccatttaaaCCATAAACCAGATGAAATACTAAAATTTCGGTTCTGGTCCgatttggtttacggtttagaccaaactttgttcatccctattaataattatatagttCCTATGCCCAGAAGTTGTGGAGCTAAAATGGAAAGACTCTTCTCGTCATAGAATTTGGTTATAAACATATTTTCAACCCATCTCTTTAGTAAATCAAATCAAGAAGTTAAATTCTCAAACTCCGAtctttaactttataatttgaAACTTGAATCTTTATTCTTGTAAATCATCAACCCAAACTAAAAACCAAAATCTTCAATGTCATAAAAAACTACTTGTCACATAAACATTTTCTTGTGGATGGACCCCTTACTTACCACTAATACTAGTCATTTGAGTTATTTAAGGTGTATGAAATTATTGCATAAAGAGCAGGAGTGAAACTTATTCGACTTAAAACCACAAATCGAACCAGACCAAATCgaataacaaatatattttggTGACAAAATTTGGTTTGGAAATTCAAAAACCGAAATAATTGGGTTTGGAATTTTAGAAAACCGAAAACCGATTTACAAAACCGAACACCGAAATTTTTAagaaaactatttaaaaatctACTATAGCCCACTACCACTAGAA
This genomic interval carries:
- the LOC130813885 gene encoding UBP1-associated protein 2A-like, yielding MILREAAESHPDVASRIRKVADEDTVHRKIFVHGLGWDSTADSLRTAFSQYGEIEDCKTVTDKISGKSKGCGFILFKSRLGARYALQNPQKKIGGRMTSCQLAAVGPVSTSSTSFGVVKPEVPASECTQRKIYVSNVSADIDPKKLTAYFGKFGEIEDGPLGLDKQTGKPKGFCLFVCKSVESAKKALEEPHQTFDGHVLHCQKAVDRPKHGKQQMGQGRGQHYGRRVDNPNFSEPYPSLPLSYSILNLSIENHPFISKLLHVEFNIKRTLIINFTIVR